The following is a genomic window from Microcoleus sp. FACHB-831.
TAATAAATAGCGGCGCAAATGATTTCGTGCTGCTTGATGTCCGCAATCCCAATGAGTACGACATTGCTAAGATTCCTGGCTCAGTATTAGTGCCGTTACCAGATATTGAAAATGGCCCTGGTGTTGAGAAGGTTAAAGAATTGCTTAACGGTCATCGCTTGATTGCACACTGCAAGCTGGGCGGTCGTTCTGCAAAGGCGCTGGGCATTTTGAAACAAGCTGGAATTGAAGGCACTAATGTGAAGGGTGGAATTACCGCTTGGAGTCGAGAAATCGATCCTTCAGTTCCTGAATATTAAAGACGTAGGGTGGGCAATGCCCACCCTAATGATGTGGTGAAGCTTAAGTCAGCTACCACAGTTGAAGGTTCAGATGTGAAAATTAACGCTTCCAATGGCGGCGTCAAGGTGGATGATGCCAAAGTCGCAACAGCAGATGTTGCTGCTGATAACGGTGTTATCCACATTATTAACACAGTATTGCTTCCTGCCTAAGCTATCTCTACTTAGGTTTAAAAGTAGATTTTTAGCTTTCCAGAGTAACCAAAGCATCTTGGTTAAACCGAACCACGCGCTTAATTGCGTTTCGGGAATGCTCAGATGTAGAGACTGATAGTGTGATGTTATTCTGACCAGGATCTAAGATGTGTTTCACCGTACAAATTTGCATTTTATTGTTGCAGTAAGCAACAATGCGATTACCAACTTGAATATCTAATGCTTTAATTTTCATTTACTACTCAACCTAATAAATAACTGGTTTACCCAGCAGAATTCAGGGCTACCTACTTGCATAGATAGCTGACTAAATATTTGGTTTTTATCTTAGTGTTATTGTCAGAGTATCCCCTCTTAATTGACCTTTACAGAAGGGAAAGAAAAACCTATTGCCGTATCTCTCTTGCTCGGCGATCGCAGTGGTTATTTATACTATAACATAGATAAAGCTAGCTACCAAACTTACTATATTATTGTCAATAGAGATTTATACTTAGAATATTATTAAAAGCTGGTTTTTAAGATGGAAGCTTTATTAACGATTATGATATCCTCGCACACCTAGCAGTTAGCTGGTCGCAGCCAACGGGCTATACTTGTGACTTAAAGGAAAAGCTTGCCTTTAAGTCACAGGTTTATGGTTTAAAAGTAGAAACATCGCAATTTTTCCCTAAAAGCGTGTTGCGATCGCGTCAACAACATAAACGCCTCTAACCAATCTCAACGAAATGTGTTGCGATCGCCAGTCTGCGGCAGCGCAGTATTACAGGGTACGATCGCCCTCGCTTGGGTTAGCTATAACGCATACCTTCTGTAGTTGGGTGAACTTGCCTTTCCCACACAGCAAGCCGCTGGGTAGCTATTTTACGCATCACCGCCTATTTTTAAATACTTGGGTGCAGAATTGTAAATTTTCTCTAGCCTTACTGGGTAATCGGTTAGCTCTAATCGGAGAAAGTTGACTTAGATCTTTTGGTCTAGTTGGGTAAAATTCTAATTGACTTATCTCGTCGCTTTCTTGAGAGCTGGCGGCTGTTATGTTAGTAATGCTGTTGCGGCTAACTGTACCTCTAAAACATTCCCATTCATCTGTTTGTTCGCGGTAGTCACGCCCTGTAATTGTTCGTCCAGTTTTGCGAAAAACTATATATCTCTCGCCTGATCGATTGGGCGTCGAGGATTCTCCATAAAAATATTCTCCATTGCGTAGGTTTTGCACTGTCTGTCTGGGTTGAGCTAAAACAGAT
Proteins encoded in this region:
- a CDS encoding fasciclin domain-containing protein, giving the protein MGNAHPNDVVKLKSATTVEGSDVKINASNGGVKVDDAKVATADVAADNGVIHIINTVLLPA